The region caaacataacgatggtcattatggccaaacagttctattttggtttcatcagaccagaggacatttctccaaaaagtacaatctttgtccccatgtgcagttgcaaaccgtagtctggcttttttatggcggttttggagcagtggcttcttcctggctgagcggcctttcaggttatgtcgatataggactcgttttactgtggatatagatacttttgtacctgtttcctccagaatcttcacaaggtcctttgctgttgttctgggattgatttgcacttttcacaccaaagtacgttcatctctaggagacagaacgcgtctccttcctgagcggtatgacggctgcgtgatcccatggtgtttattcttgcgtactattgtttgtacagatgaacgtggtaccttcaggcatttggaaattgctcccaaggatgaaccagacttgtggaggtctacaatgtttttctgaggtcttggttgattttcccatgatgtcaagcaaagaggcactgagtttgaaggtaggctttgaaatacatccacgggtaaacctccaattgactcaaattatgtcaattagcctatcagaagcttctaaagccatgacataattttctggaattttccaagctgtttaaaggcacagtcaacttagtgtatgtaaacttctgacctactggaattgtgatacagtgaattataagtgaaataatctgtctgtaaacaattgttggaaatattacttgtgtcatgcacaaagtagatgtcctaaccaacttgccaaaacaatagtttgttaacaagaaatgtgtggagtggttgaaaaacgagttttaatgactccaccctaagtgtatgtaaacctccgacttcaactgtatatatattattacataAATAAAAGAGAGCGAGATCAGAAGGAGGACTGGATGGTCGTGCTCTATTAACTCTTTAAAACCATGAGAAAAGCAGGTCTGTCAGTTTACTCCCCGACTGTTCATTTATTGACATACACAAATACAGGCCTGGCTGCACAGTGCATTCtaatactcacacacacaacaacacacacatcacttCCAAAATTCGCTGTCAAGCAAAGTTGGTACACAAAGATGTGCTTATCCAAGCTATAAAAACACAGTAAAACTCAAAACAATGTACGGACTTGACAAACTTCAGGGCTTTATATAGACTAATTCTCCCATTTCCCAGGGAAAACAGTGGTCCCTTTGAGGGAAGGAAGGTGTCAGTGTCAGTGGACACAGCAAGGGAACGCCCCAGTGAGACCTGGGCCTCCAGAGTAACTCTATCCCCAGTAGGGATACTCTGTCTGGTGCTGGGGCTGAAGCCTGACCTGGCCTGGGTGGCTGGGGAAACAAATACCTCCTCAGTGTGTCTGTGCCCACAGAGACCATCCTTTATTCACTCACCTGAGGCTACCACATCCACCCACGCACGCACATCCACCCACTCACATCCACCCACGCACGAACATCCACCCACTCACGCACATCCACCCACGCATATCCACCCACGCACGCACATCCACCCACGCACGCACATCCACCCATGCATGCAcatccacccacccacgcacATCCACCCACCCACGTACATCCACCCActcacatccacccacccacccactcacatccacccacccacccacacacatccacccacgcACTCACATCCACCCACTCACATCCAACCActcacatccacccacccactcacatccacccacccaccaactCACATCCACCCACgcacatccacccacccaccaactCACATCCACCCACGcacatccacccacccactcacatcTACCCACGcacatccacccacccactcacatcCACCCACGCAcatccacccacccacgcacatccacccacccacgcacATCCACCCACCAACTCACATCCACCCACGcacatccacccacccactcacatcTACCCACGcacatccacccacccactcacatcCACCCACGCAcatccacccacccacgcacatccacccacccacgcacatccacccacccactcacatccacccacccactcacatcCACCCACGCACATCCACCCACCTACTGAAGGGTttatttgttatttgttattatttctctattttctttctctctgcattgctgGGAAGGGCCCGTAGGTAAGCAtcattgttagtctacacctgttgtttacgaagcatgtgactaaTCAAAATTCATTTGACTGCCATATTgccacattgacacacacacacacacgaccctgACAAACACACCTCTGCAAATATTCCAATCCACTTatctatattgaacaaaaatattaacgcaacatgtaaagtgttgatcccatgcttcatgagctgaaatgaaaagATCCCAGTAATGTTCCATCTGCACAAAATGCTTGTTTCTCTCagatgtgtttacatccctgttagaaagcatttcccctttgccaagataatccatccacctgacaggtgtggcatatcaagaagctgattcaacagcatgatcatgacagggttgcaccttgtgctggggacaataaaaggccactctaaaatgagcAGTTTTTTCACAACGccagttgagggagcatgcaattggcatgctgactgcaggaatgtccaccagtgtTGTTCCCAAAGAatctaatgttcatttctctaccataagccgccacgaacatcattttagagaatttggcaatacatcCAAaaggcctcacaacagcagaccacgtgtaaccacgccagcccaggacctccacttccagcttcttcaccttgatggtctgagaccagccacccagacagctgatgaaacagaggagtatttatgtctgtagtaaagcccttttgtggggaaaaactcattctgattggctagacctggctcccaagtgtgtgggcctatgccttcccaggcccacccatggctaagTACCCTtcccatgtgaaatccatagattagggccaaattttGTTCAGTATCGGTCTATATCCTCAATCCTGTATACAACCTCAGTCTCCAcagttagcttctgattagcatCAACCCTCTGTCTGGGACAACATACTGCAGACCGCTCCACCTGACAGCCctcagagtgagagaagagaggccTAACAATGgaggtcaattaaccttgtcaggctggggagggtgagggagggaggaggatgggttCTGTCAGGTCCTGGGCTGTCATGTAGAGGGGTCAGGGCTACAAAAGCAGCGCCAGCCGCTTGCCCCACGCTAGGCTACACAACGCTACCTTGGCTTCAGTCAAAACACATTTCCTACTGACAGGTTGTTTTCTGTGCTCCTGAAAACATGGACTTGAAATATTTATGAGTGTTACCCGGTAAATATTAACAAGGTCAGGAACCAAGAGTCAGTACACCAGCATCAATATagagggagggagccagagagggagaaggacagagggaaggagagatataTAGATGGGGGagataaagggagaaggagagcaagggggagggaaatggagagatggagagacggacagagtaggaagaagaaaaataaaaggttgtgtgtgtgtgtgtgtggggggggggggttcttaacGGTCCAATCctgccatttttatctcaatatcaaatcatttctgggtaacaatgaaatACCTTAATGTGATCGttttcaaaaagaaacaaaaatatattcTTTGCAAGGAGTAATTTCTAAAGCAAGAATTGTGCTAGGACTATCtggaagtggtctgagtggggaggggaaaacagaaaacTGGCTGTTATTGGCCGAGAGGTTTGGAACTCCTTATTGGTCTGTTAACTAATTTACCATCTGGTGATGTCATCAGGCAGACCAAAACTCCACCCCACCAAAATAGGCtgacatttcaggtggtcttttcaaacagctcttacactaaaagggcattatcataattttcacaatttcacagtattattccaacctcagtgtagaaatatacataaaacacagggaaatcacattttgactgcactgggcctttaatataATGAGATTAGAATATGTATTTTTAATTAAGAATGTGTTTCCTAGATTTCCTAGCTGGTCCATCCTATAACAATGATAATAATTAgctgggtgcttatatttgtcttatttcacacatgtacaagtgtgtattatactCATGTGTGAATCGGAATTGTCTCAGTTCTCTGCCTTCGATAGGTTGTATGTATATTATTGCTCAAAGTGTGTCTGCTTGCGCAAGTAAGAACCAGTGAATAATGTAATTGTTTCCCAAAACATTGTGGAATAACCCCGAAATATAAACAATGTTAAAACGGAACCCATAGAAACCCAGTGATATACATTAGGCATATAGGTTGGGGCTGTACAGCTAATGAAGCAAGAGGAGCCCGTCTCTGCCAGAGGCCTGGTGTTCAAAGGTAGATCAGAGCCACTTCTGCCTTTGTCTGAGAGGAGGTATGTGAGGAATGCGGCCAATTTCAGGAAACCCCTGCGTATCCCACTCTCCAGTTCCGTGGGCGAATCATCACTCTCATAGAAGCACATAGTcacacaaaatggctgccagatCAGATAGTGTTTCCTGGTTGGACCAATGCAGAGATGGTCAGGCCTGAGGGATGAGCTGCTAATTCAACACATCAACGTACCTCACCACCTTAGAGTAATGGCACTGGTAGAACCCACCACCTTGGACTAATGTAATGACACTGGTAGAACCCACCACCTTGGACTAATGTAATGACACTGGTAGAACCCACCACCTTGGACTAATGTAATGACACTGGTAGAACCCACCACCTTGGACTAATGTAATGACACTGGTAGAACCCTCCACCTTGGACTAATGACATGACACTGGTAGAACCCTCCACCTTGGACTAATGACACTGGTAGAACCCTCCACCTTGGACTAATGACACTGGTAGAACGCTCCACCTTGGACTAATGACACTGGTAGAACCCTCCACCTTGGACTAATGACACTGGTAGAACCCACCACCTTGGACTAATGACACTGGTAGAACCCACTACCTTGGACTAATGACACTGATAGAACCCACCATCTTGGACTAATGACACTGGTAGAACCCACTACCTTGGACTAATGACACTGGTAGAACCCACCACCTTGGACTAATAACACTGATAGAACCCACCATCTTGGACTAATGACACTGATAGAACCCACCATCTTGGACTAATGACACTGATAGAACCCACCATCTTGGACTAATGACACTGGTAGAACCCACTACCTTGGACTAATGACACTGATAGAACCCACCATCTTGGACTAATGACACTGATAGAACCCACCATCTTGGACTAATGACACTGATAGAACCCACCATCTTGGACTAATGACACTGGTAGAACCCACCACCTTGGACTAATGACACTGGTAGAACCCACCATCTTGGACTAATGACACTGATAGAACCCACCATCTTGGACTAATGACACTGGTAGAACCCACCACCTTGGACTAATGACACTGATAGAACCCACTACCTTGGACTAATGACACTGGTAGAACCCACCACCTTGGACTAATGACACTGATAGAACCCACCATCTTGGACTAATGACACTGGTAGAAATGGATTGTTCGAGTAGACAAGAAGCCTACGAACTAAGAGAGCCCAGATGATGACCGCTGTTGACCACTGACCAGTATTACACTGTATGACTGAGTGACTAGTGAccatctcacacacatacacactctgctGCCAGCTGATACaatagggctgtgtgtgtgtgtgtgtgtgtggttttaccatccttgtggggaccagaagtcctcacaaggatcgtaaaacaaggaaaattcagaCAAGTGCGGCCACTTTgccggtccccacaaggaaaaggcTGTGTGTGTCAGCAGCACGGTTCTCTCACCCTCCGCAgggcctcttcctcctcctggcGCTTCTCGTAATGTGCAAAGTCATCAAAGATTGAGGTGGTATGCTTGAAAGTGGCAATAATTTTAAGCACTTGCTTGGCCTTTTCCAGAGGCACCTCTTGAGTGTCCCTGGAGTTGGTGACGGGCTTGTTGTCATTGTTCTCCAGTCTGATGTGCCTCAGCTGGCTGTTGGGCACGTCCTTCACAAACGCCCACTTCACCTCAAACTTGCCCTTCCACTTGTCCTGAGACCAGACGCCTGCGTAGGCGTTGTAATCCACGGGCGAGCGCATCTCTGCCACGCCGCAGAAATGACCGCTGCCGTTGACGCTGAACAACAGGTAGAGGGGCCCCTTGGCCCCCAGCGAACGGTAGGCGCCGTCCAGGCGCTTGTTGCCGTGCTCGGTGCTGCACCAGATGGAGTACTTGATGGAGCGGTGGATGTCGTCCTCAGAGTAGCTCTTGATGATGAACACGCGGCCGTTCTTCAGGTTCCAGTCAAAGTCTTTGGGGTTGTAGTTGTTGAGGGCCCGCAGTTTCTCTAACACGGGGTGCACCTCCCCGGAGCAGGGAGAGGCACTGAGGGGGACCCCACCAACACCCATCCCAAAGCCTTCCGCCCCTCCTTGGTTGAAGGTGCCCCTGTTCCGGGGTGCCACCCAGCGGTTCTGGGGTGGGGGTTGGGGATGTTGGTGTTGATGCATAGGTTGAGGGGGGCCAGGCTGGGAGGAGAAGTTCTGGTgggtgtgttggtggtggtgcgGGGGGCCTGGAGGCATCTGCTGGGGGTGTTGGGGAGACTGGAGGGACTGCAGCTGAAAGGGTtggtggtgctgctggtgctgatgttggtgctggtgttggtggGGCAGAGGGCTCTGCAGCAGGGGCTGGGGCTGGCCCATCAGGGTCTGCTGCACCATGGTCTGAGGTTGCATCATGGCCTGAGCTAAGGGGGGCTTGTTGACGGAGCCCTTATCGTCCCAGGTGCCAATGTTCATGTTGTGCTTGATTGGCGGCGGGGGAATGGCAGGGGCTCCCATCCCCATGTTGGCTTTGGGCTTGACCTTGGGTTGGGGCTTGGCCGGCTTCCTGGCAATGGCTGCCCAGGACGTGGGTTTGGGGGCAGAGGAACTAACCAATGGAGGCATGTTATTGGCCGCCATGCTACTCATGCCCAACGTGCCCCCAAGGGGCGAGCCGACAGTCTTGGTGACGGCTGCGCCCATGTCCAGTTTTAACCCAGTCATGCCCTGCTCGATGCTGCTCAGTACCGGGACCTTACTGAGCTGGGCGTCACTGCTGAAGCCTGCCTGTCCATCAGCTATAGCCCTCCCCAGGGAACTAGGCGTGTAACCATAACTATTACTATAGGCATTGCTCTGTGTGGACTGGCCCTGAGAGACACTGGTGCCCCAGGTGGAATAATCTGCGTTTCCAGGGAAGAAGTTGAAGCCGTGCTGGCTGAGGAAGGGAGGGGTGTTGCCCAGGGCGCCCGGCTGGCTGAACACCCCGTCTGGGATAAAGTGGTGCTCGCCATTGCTCATCTGTCCATAGGTGGTCAGGTAGGGCATGGGGGGGTCCCCCGCAGTGGACCAGGGGGCCTCCCCCAGGGAGTAAGGGAAGCCGATGGAAGGAGCATAGTAGCTGGGTATGTAGGGGTCGGACATTGGTGGGTAGCTGTTATTCTGTAGATGGGGAGAACAGTGGTCAGTTAATGGATGACCTTAGTGATAGAAGCTAAGACTAACCTAATCTTGCCCATCTCTGCTCAAAAGCGTAACTAAGAAATAAATTAGCGTTTCTTCAAAGGAGCAAGACTGGCTTTCAGAGGAAAAAATGGATGCTAGCTCTATAAAATGTCTGTTTCCCTTAACAAGAAGTGAAGACAGCAACAGTGTTCAAATAATCTGtcagttgttgttgtaataattGTCTGAGTTTGTATAGATTCATTTCATAAGTAAATTGGCATGGCCAATGGTGGGTTTGTTCTTGGCTACAATTCACTAGAATTCTTCATTTCACTAGTCTTTTTAATCAACAATAATTTCCCTCACAGctcattttttaaatggaaaagtttttttttttttaaagagctgTGAGTTAGTTATCTATCAATGGCTTCTTAATTACATAGACTTACTATACAGTGTTTTCATTCAGAGGTAATACTCTATACACCAGCCATCCTCAATAGGCAGACAGCAGTCCATATCCAGACACAGAACAGGGTCAacacaaaataataattaaaaaagaACATTAAAATCATTTCAGGGTAACAAGTAAGTACCTTCCTATAATACATTTCCATTCAAATGGGCAAAAATTGCTAATTTAGCAAAaaactatttctcaagcaagaattttgctatgaCTGTCTGGgaggggaaaactagctgttattggcagacagGTTTGAAGCTCTCTTTGTTCACATGGGTCGCGAGATGGGGGTTGGTTACTATGCCGATAAATGAcacctttgccacctaggaaatCTGTGTGACAGGACCTTCTCAAGTAGTATTTGAGTACCCCTGCTATACACCCTCATATGAAGCCTGACCCTGTATCACTATCAGACACAATTATTAGGGTCCATAGAGATCATAAGGCTAACCCTCTATACGCTATGAAATGTCAAGCTGATAGGCTAGAATTGGAATTCACACACACCTGATTTGTCTGGCTGCTTAGGTAAGGTTCAAAGTCTTCATCGTTTACTCCCTCCTTCTGATGCATTGATCCGTTTTGTACTGGAGAGGGAAAATGTTTTTCTTAGGTTATTCTTTAGATGTGATAGAACCATAAAGGTCCCTCAGCTAAATTCAACTATTGTGTTTTTACAGATCTACAAACCAATAATGAACAATTGATAAACTACTTATAAACCCCCTTACATTCCCATTAAGTAGTTGGGGTATGACAACATAGATGATAACATCACCCAAGAATATGACAAGAACAGTGGTGTATGGTTATAGGGCTAAGTGAGTTAGTTTACCTACTTTTGGCTGATGACACCAGGTCACCAGGTCAAAACAAAGGTGGTTGAAGAGTAATCAGAGCAGTTATTTAATTACACTCTTTAGTTAGTACAGCAGTTAGTTTGACTGTCATCAAACTCCACAACAACCATGCCATCGTAGAAGAATAAGGTGACAAACATACCTTTATTTCCTTGTCCTTTGGGTCTCTGACATCAGAATGGATGAGTGCAAACGTGATAGGGAAGAGAGATTTATCAGATTGTGCATGGGCCTATTAGGGAACTGTTTGATAGGAAGAAGAGTGATGGTAGCAAACATGCGAGGTGAGCTAGGCCTAAGCTACTGAAATACATGCAATGATTCCATAACAGTGGCTGTATATCACGACATATTCAAGCGCATTCAGTCCTAGCCTACCGATCCAAGGCTTCCTTTGCATTATTTTCAAACGCACCTAACATCCAGTAAACGTGCCGCATAGACAAGTACAAAATACTGCAACCGGCTCAAGCTGGAGTTTGTTGCAGCCGGTACGCTACTTCAAGGTTCGGCCTACATAGCAGCTAGCTATCATATATCAAATACTTTTGTCTGTGTTATTTAGCATGACCACCGCTCTGAATGATAGCAGTTTGTTGCAGCCGGTACGCTACTTCAAGGTTCGGCCTACATAGCAGCTAGCTATCATATATCAAATACTTTTGTCTGTGTTATTTAGCATGACCACCGCTCTGAATGATAGCAGTTTGTTGCAGCCGGTACGCTACTTCAAGGTTCGGCCTACATAGCAGCTAGCTATCATATATCAAATACTTTTGTCTGTGTTATTTAGCATGACCACCGCTCTGAATGATAGCAGCTGGCGAAAGTGTTGACAAAGTTCATATTGCAACGACACACGTCACGACAGTGGGTTGTCCAAAAATACGCACCTGATCGACGGTGGTTCCAGACATCCTCCAGGAGCCGAAACTGAATGCGGTTTGTGACTGTCCACGGTTTCTCCTGCTTCTGCACTCCGATATTTTTTTCTCGGCTCGTCTCGGGTTATCCAATCTCTCTGTGTATGGCGGTGTTTTCTCCAGTCGTCAGATCGCTACAATCTTTTCTTGAGCGCCGAGGATTGCGTCTTTGTATCTGTCAATGATGTAAGCCTATATGTTTCCAATCTAATTGACGTTCGGCTAAAATATATCACTCACTCTGAAACTGCCTAATGCCCGATTGGAATACACTATTCCACAACGGCGGATGTGCTATTACTCTCGCTTCCGTTCTATTGCTCCATGACCTTCCGCCTGTGACGTTCAGAGTCATGTTACAGACTTACAGTCATATTTCACATGACATGTCTCAGAAGATTTCCTTTTTATTCTAGTCTACACAACAGACGATTGTTTCACATGTTGAAATAAATGTGTTCCCTGTGTTGTGACAAACTGTGTAACTTCAGGcagatctgtctctgtctgttcaatTTAATTTGAATATGTCTCTCTCCAGATCTATGCCTTGGCTAAATAAAGATTACCGTCATAGGACGTTTTTATTGCATATGACATTCATGAAAGGCTTAATTGAACCATTTGCCTACCAGTACATACAGGTCTCCTCATGGACTTGGATGGCATCCTGTATATACCATTCTACAGGATTCTACATGTAGTCATTTTCCTGAATTATAAATTGTAGGCTATTGTGGATTTATGGACAGGTGCAATAGCCTATCTCAAGCTCTTATACCAAACCCAAAGACCCAGAGATGAACGTTTACCACATACAGAGAGATTGGGAGATGTCCTTGAAACAGGAAAATTAACCCAGGGTGCATGTACAACACacacaggcggtgtcagaggaaggccctaaaaattgtcaaagactccagccgacctagtcatagactgttctctctgctaccgcacggcaagtggtaccggagcgccaagtctaggtccaacaggtttcttaacagcttctacccccaagccataagactcctgaacagctaatcaaatggctaccaagactatttgcattgtcccacCCCATTTTTGtaggctgctgctactctctgattattatctatgcatagtcactttaactcgacctacatgtacatattacctcaattaacctgtgcccctgcacattgactctgtacttaTACCccttgtatgtagcctcgctactgttattttactgcttctCTTTAACTATTTGTTAATTTTATGTTTTGCTTATCTATTTTTTCTTACTTaatacttatttttcttaaagctacattgttggttaagggcttgtaagtaagcattcactgtaaggtctgcaccTGTTTTATTCGGTGAATGTGACTATTACAATTTGATTTCATTAGGGACATCCGTTGTAAAAGAATAACGATCCGTCTGGCAACATTGGTATTCTCGCGATATGTTTTCAGTGGGTGGGAAAGCCAGAAATATGGCAGCCGTCGTGCTGAGGTCCTGCCGCAAAGGACTTTCTCACATTTTGAAGAATGGAGGAGTCGCTACTATCTTGCCAAAGACTTTGGGAGGTGAGTATGATACTGCAGTTCACAATGTAACGATTTCACTGGAAAATGTATAGGCTACGGAattatgccgcgttcaaaacaactgggaactcggaaaaatacgaggtcaaatcattaCATCAGTGATGTTCAGCTTGGAAAGTcaaagctctagaaagaggctcgAGTTATCGAGTTGGagttctgagttggatgaccgttcaaaatatTTGTCCCAGTTGGAGGTCGTTGTTTTCGAGGTCCCAGTTGTCTGTACGCTCGGAAGTCAGatgtttccagttgttttgaacgcggcattaaAAGGTACAGGTGGGGGGAGTGGCAGAGGCAGGACCCGTCATCTGAATGTATTGGTTAGCTCGTGCGCATATAAACTGCGCAGCATCTGCGCATATTCTAAGATCTCGCACATTGGTGGTAGGAATACTCTTCCGAGCGGCGCTATACCGGACTGTTCATATGTTGTTGAGATTTGGTAAGGCGCACTCACAACAAAAAAACGGATTATTCAACATGAGCGTGTTTGCAGGGCACAGTTTTCCAGTTTTAAAACGCAGGGTAGCCAAGTTTTTAGACCATACAATTAATGCAAATGCTGGTAAATTAAGTATAGCTTTTATCAAACCATTTAGTTTTAATGTTCTAGATGGTAATGGTATTCTAATGTTCTCTTTCTTGTATTGAGGTAAGTAACACAATTTTCTACTTGCATTGCGTCATAGGCTACTCCATATCTGTCTCTGTTCAGTCAGTTTGACTCACTGGTAATGATGTCAACAATGACTTGCCCCA is a window of Oncorhynchus mykiss isolate Arlee chromosome 11, USDA_OmykA_1.1, whole genome shotgun sequence DNA encoding:
- the LOC110535333 gene encoding YTH domain-containing family protein 3; amino-acid sequence: MSGTTVDQRPKGQGNKVQNGSMHQKEGVNDEDFEPYLSSQTNQNNSYPPMSDPYIPSYYAPSIGFPYSLGEAPWSTAGDPPMPYLTTYGQMSNGEHHFIPDGVFSQPGALGNTPPFLSQHGFNFFPGNADYSTWGTSVSQGQSTQSNAYSNSYGYTPSSLGRAIADGQAGFSSDAQLSKVPVLSSIEQGMTGLKLDMGAAVTKTVGSPLGGTLGMSSMAANNMPPLVSSSAPKPTSWAAIARKPAKPQPKVKPKANMGMGAPAIPPPPIKHNMNIGTWDDKGSVNKPPLAQAMMQPQTMVQQTLMGQPQPLLQSPLPHQHQHQHQHQQHHQPFQLQSLQSPQHPQQMPPGPPHHHQHTHQNFSSQPGPPQPMHQHQHPQPPPQNRWVAPRNRGTFNQGGAEGFGMGVGGVPLSASPCSGEVHPVLEKLRALNNYNPKDFDWNLKNGRVFIIKSYSEDDIHRSIKYSIWCSTEHGNKRLDGAYRSLGAKGPLYLLFSVNGSGHFCGVAEMRSPVDYNAYAGVWSQDKWKGKFEVKWAFVKDVPNSQLRHIRLENNDNKPVTNSRDTQEVPLEKAKQVLKIIATFKHTTSIFDDFAHYEKRQEEEEALRRERNRNQQ